Part of the Blastocatellia bacterium genome is shown below.
CACCACAATCAACAACTCGATCAGTGAAAAACCCTTCTCATTCTTCATAGCTCACAGCTCCTTTATTTCAGTCGTTTTTCCCTCGTTGCCGCACCCTAAGAACAGTGCGGTCTCCTGGCACACGGCAAGGCATGTACCAAAACATTTCAAGCGTGATTGGCGAAGAAAGTTTCTTTTTCGTAAAGGGGTCTACCCCAGAAATGGAGCCGTGGGTGGAAAAAAGCCCATCATTCTGACAAAAAGCGGTACCCGGTTTCTCCCGCTTTTTGTCAGAATGGCGGAACTATCGAGGAATCGGCGGGCTGTTGACATCCGCTGACCCGCCGTAGTTGTAACGGATCACGGTGGACTCATCGGTGAAGTAATAGATCATGGTGTCTATGTCTTCGATAGGCTCTGCGGTGCAGGTGTAATGCAGCGGGTCTGCATTCAGCGTGACCGTGAACAGATAAGAGCTTTTGGTGCCGGTGCCGAGCGTCGTATCGAGTGTGCCCTCCGGGGCAAGCTGCGATAAGGTTCCATATATTTGAAATTTCTGCCGATACATCTGCTCTGCCGTCGTCAGTGTGCGCATCGACTGGACCGCCGATGCGGAGCTTGCGGATTGCCGCGCCTTCTTGAGATTCGGTATGGCAATGGCCGCGATCAAAGTAACCACGGCGACGACGATCAGCAGTTCGAGTATCGAAAAGCCGCGTTGGTTTTTCATCTTGCATCTCTCCGTATGCAAATTCGCCTCTCTAATTCTAGTAAATGCGCTTGCTGACAGAGCAATGCCCGTGCCAGTCCTCACGACTCAGCTTGCCAGTAGGCTTGCGGCGTTCTTATGAGACCGGCCTTGGCCGCGCGTTGATTCGCGCCAGCGCTTCTGACGCAGCCTTCAAGTCGGGAATGGTTCTGAGCGCTTGCCGGTAGGTGTCAGCGGCTTCCGCCATCATGCCGCGCGATTCCAGCAACGCCCCAAGCTCCATCCAGGCGGCACCTTCCGCGGGAGCCGTCTTCAAAAGCTCCTTGTATTGCGCCACCGCCTCGTCATCGCGGCGCAGCCGTCGCAGCAAACGGCACAGCCGCAGCCGGGCGGCGGCATTGCCGTTATCGAGTCGAATGGCCTGCCTGAGCTGTTGCTCTGCGCCTGAGTAATCGGTGAGCGATTCATCGGCGACCGCCAGAATGAAATGCGCTTCGGCCAGATCCGGAGCGTGTTGGAGAACTTGCTCGGCTTCGCTTCTGGCTTCGATGAAACGTCCCTGCGCCGCTAAAGCGGCGGCGAGGTTGAGCCGCGCATCCACAAACCCGGACTTTAGCTCCAACGCCCGGCGAAAGTGGGTCTCACCTGATACCAAATCGCCGCGGCTTGCCAGCACGCTGCCGAGATTGTTGTGCCCATCGGCTGACGACGGGCTTAAGCGCACCGCTTCAGTGAGGTCTTGTTCAGCTTGCTGAAGGTCGCCGAGTTCTTTGTACGCCGTGCCGCGATTGTAAAACGCCTGGGCGTAAGACGGGGTGAGCAGAATGGCTTCGGTGTACTGGGCGACCGCGTCTGGCAGCCTTCCCTGCCGCTGCAACTGGTAGCCGAAGTTGTTTCGGGCGCGCGCATTCTCTGGCCGCTTGACGACGGTGTCGGCCCATAGCGCCATCTCGCTTTTGTAATCTTGATTCCTCGCCAGCGTCTGCCCGCCATAGACGAGAATCAGCGCGGCGGTCAGCACGAAGGCCAGCGAGCCGCCGTTGAAGACAACCGCCTTCGCGGCCGCGAGCCGCGGCGCGAGCACACGCCGCCACAGCTCGACGCCGCCGACCGCGACGCCGCCGATGACCGCCGCCAGCGGCAGGTACATTCGATACTCGAACGCCAGATCATCAATCGGCAGGACGCTTGAAGTCACCGACAGGATCAGGAAAAACCATGCGCCGAAGATAGCCGCCGGCGCGCGGCGGAACAACCCATAAGCCACTAGCGCGACGCCCAGACAGACGGGAGCCGCGTAAGGCAGGGCCGCGACCAGCGACGCTTTCGGCCAGCCATAATCGAACACCAGCGGCGCGGGCACGAGCGACAGGCGCAGGTAATGACAGATGACCGAGAATTCCGAAATCAGATATTGCAGCGGCGTGATCGTCTTCACGCCGAAGCCGGCGGTGTCGCCCGCCGGGGCAGCTCGCATGACGCCGAGCAGCACCACCCAGCCGAATGCCAACGTCGCGTACAACGGCCAGCGGCGGCGCAACGCCGCGCCTATCGACTCAGAAAAAAACAGGTAATCGAACAACAGCGCCATCAGGGGCGCTGTCACCATGACTTGCTTGCTCAACATGCCGGCGATACAGGCGACCGCCGCAGCGACCACCCAGCGCGTGCTTCTTTCAGCCGTGAAGCTGCGCACCGCACAGTAAAGCGTCAGCAGGTAGCACATCCCCATCAACGACTCGCAGCGTTGAATAACATAAGTCACCGCCTGCGTCTGAAGCGGGTGCACTGCCCAGACGAGCGCGACCGCCAGCGCCAGCGGCCCGGCCATCGGCGCGTAACGCGAAGCCAGTCGCGGCGACTGTAACGTCCGCCGCACCAGCCCGAAGAGCGCGACCGCGGCGACGAAGTGAATCAACAGATTCACCGCATGATAAGACCAGGGCGCGAGGCCGCCGAGGCGATAGTTCACCGCCAGCGAATAGCCGACGAGCGGGCGGTTCGCGCTGAGCGAGCCGACGAGCGCCTCAGACGGCGGCCACAGGGCGCGGATGTAAGGCGTCGTTTCGATAAAGCGGTGATCGTCAAAGACGAAAGCGCCGGCAAAACTATTGCTGTAGCAGGCAAGCGTGACCAGTCCGATCAGCGTTGCCGCCACCGGCACGAAGGCGCTCGATAGCCAGAACGGCGGGCGCGGCGCGACCG
Proteins encoded:
- a CDS encoding type II secretion system protein, whose product is MKNQRGFSILELLIVVAVVTLIAAIAIPNLKKARQSASSASAVQSMRTLTTAEQMYRQKFQIYGTLSQLAPEGTLDTTLGTGTKSSYLFTVTLNADPLHYTCTAEPIEDIDTMIYYFTDESTVIRYNYGGSADVNSPPIPR
- a CDS encoding tetratricopeptide repeat protein; this encodes MSASPTAAPVAPRPPFWLSSAFVPVAATLIGLVTLACYSNSFAGAFVFDDHRFIETTPYIRALWPPSEALVGSLSANRPLVGYSLAVNYRLGGLAPWSYHAVNLLIHFVAAVALFGLVRRTLQSPRLASRYAPMAGPLALAVALVWAVHPLQTQAVTYVIQRCESLMGMCYLLTLYCAVRSFTAERSTRWVVAAAVACIAGMLSKQVMVTAPLMALLFDYLFFSESIGAALRRRWPLYATLAFGWVVLLGVMRAAPAGDTAGFGVKTITPLQYLISEFSVICHYLRLSLVPAPLVFDYGWPKASLVAALPYAAPVCLGVALVAYGLFRRAPAAIFGAWFFLILSVTSSVLPIDDLAFEYRMYLPLAAVIGGVAVGGVELWRRVLAPRLAAAKAVVFNGGSLAFVLTAALILVYGGQTLARNQDYKSEMALWADTVVKRPENARARNNFGYQLQRQGRLPDAVAQYTEAILLTPSYAQAFYNRGTAYKELGDLQQAEQDLTEAVRLSPSSADGHNNLGSVLASRGDLVSGETHFRRALELKSGFVDARLNLAAALAAQGRFIEARSEAEQVLQHAPDLAEAHFILAVADESLTDYSGAEQQLRQAIRLDNGNAAARLRLCRLLRRLRRDDEAVAQYKELLKTAPAEGAAWMELGALLESRGMMAEAADTYRQALRTIPDLKAASEALARINARPRPVS